The genomic stretch ttccttttatataaAAAGACCCAAAGATTTGCATACCTATCAGGCACCATCAAACTATTTAGAAAAATGCAGCAATCTGTATGTTGTGAATTGTCTTCACATTTAATACAATGTTTCTGAAACATTCACAttttcagcagagaaaaaaaaaaggagccatCACAGCGTGACAtctaatgacttttttttcctttggctattcacctttccagctgttttaaaatacttgtGATTTTTGAGACAATGGTAACCTTGTGTAATCTGAGCAGGAGGTACTTTTAAGGATCTGAACATGTATTTGATGCCAGCATCAACAGAGGTCTCTGGGACATATAGATAAGAGTTGTCCAGAGGAATTGCTCAACAGATGTATTCAGGCACAGAGTGAAGAGAAAGGTTGAATATTAACAGAGAAACTCTGCTCAGAAGGGTTGATCCCATCACTGTGAAGCTGGAAATTAGTGCTGCTGCCTATATATAAAGGGACAGAGGAGATCTCTTGCTGTCAGAGCTGATGGTGAGAGAagatcacagagctgctccagcaagCCAGCACCATGAAACTGCTCCTGATGTTCCTGCTCTGTGTTTCCTCCGTTCAGTCCCAGAGCACTGCTGACTATGATGAAGAGGTTGTAACACTTATCTTGATTAATAATTAGTcattaataattaatttaatttcatttaattgCATGCATGACTTACTCAGCTCATGTGAGTTAGCTAAATTAGAAGTTGTGGGAAAAGATAGTCCCGTGCCATGTTCTTTTTCTGCCTGAATTGttgaaaaaattaactttttataGGTAAGTCCACAATGGTTATTTTCTGAGTTTGGAGAtattttcttcctatttctGTAGGGAATGAAGAATGTTTGATGGTAAGATTAGTTATTTAGATGAATTTATTTAAGGATACTAATTTAGCAATGTTGACATATGATATTACAGACAATATAGGAGTAGAAATGTGTAATTAATCATGTCCTATCTCAAAGACAGTAAAAACTTTTCTGCAGAGTCAgtagacattaaaaaaacccaaaaccaaactaaCTACAAGTTCGTACAGCTTAACATTGGAAATTAAGAGGTAATAATTgctaaacaaaaggaaaagcaatgaGAATCAATATAAAATAATGGTTTAatctatatttatttttatttaaataaaatattttagtggGAAACACAATTTAGAATTTTGGTACACTTTTTTATAGTTTGAAAATTTCTGTAAAAATTAAATAGGTCTGGATAATCAGACTTTCTGACAATCTAAGCACTTGTGTCTGCACATTGACTACTGATAACACgtattaaataattttcagcAATTCTGTGTTTTGtatgctgcttttttttggAACTACTTGAAGCCTCTGATGCTGGATCCTTACAAGTGTTTGTTATTTGTAGCTGAGTGGGATTGGAAATGGCTGTAGGTTTTGATTCAGTAGCTCAACTATTAATTTGAAtggttttgtttgaaaaaatGCTTAGGGACCAGGCCTGTTTTCCTTGCTCTTAGACTTTGCTGTTTCTGGCAGGTATGGGGAATGTATACATCAAAAAGAGCTCTAAAAACCTACTCTGAGAGATATTACTAAATACTTTTCCTAATTTCACCAGTTAACAGCTGGTATGTGGCCTGAGACCTGATGATGTATTTGATTGTGGCCTGATTTTCTGACACCTTACAAATATTTCTGTAGCCCAATAAAAAACTGGGACACTGAAAATGTGCTGCTGAATACGCTTCTTAGCCCCAAGGatgtctaatttttttttttttttttttgtaacctACCACTTCAAGTTTCATGGTGCTTAGCGGCTCTGAACTATGTAAGATTTGTTCCTTGGTCAAAATTGGGTATTGAAATATTGGCTTACTTTGGTTTGAAGACTTTTTAGTTTATCTACATCTAGGTATGGAGAGTGTGATAAGTCTTACAAGGGAGGGGATAGCAATGACTTTTACATAATGTCAGTATAGTATTTCCATTATGGCTTTTTTTCATTCCGTTCCATTCCATGGTTTTCCTTGCTGTTTAAAACACTAAAGACCGCTGAATGGGTGCCTCCACCCTGTGCACCCCATTTTGCAGTCGCAATCCCAGGTTCAGAGAGTTTTGTCTCCCCTTGGCTACGCAGGATGAGAGCCCTCTGGTTGACATTCGCGCCCACCGACCCGTGGACAAAAGGCGCGAAATGGCGCCCACGCTCCGACCTGTGGCACCTCCCATCAGCGGGGCCGGGTACCGGCCCCGGCCCCTGAAGCGGGTCAAGACGGGGGACAAGAAAGAACGGATCGTCTATCCTGATGCTGGAGGCTGCAAGCACGCGCTGGAGGAGCTGGTAGGTGTCTGGCTGTTGAGACAGCTGGTGACATACTGTCCTTTTCTTCCAGTACACCCAGCACAAGGGTTTTCCTTGCCAAATAAAGGATGGTTGTTCATTTCAAGCAGTCCAGCTTTTCTTCTTGTTGCTTGGGTTTGCTAGGACTGCATTCAGAAAGGTAATGTGTCAGAGTCCATGGGATTAGTGGCAGAGTCGGCCTGCAGCAAAGATGGGGAGATGAGAGTTGAACCGTAAACCAGGAAAGGAAGTATCTGTGGGTTAGACTGTGCGTTCTGCCTGGCTTTGCACAGGTCACTATTGAGGACAGGAAAAACCTCTGCAGAAGTGCTGGATTCCAATTCAGATAATCTTAAggaaccctagggaccaaaaaaatcccagccgCCCATGTCTTTCTTAAAATTAGTTTCCAAATGTAATTGTAGTCTACCCTCAGTCGCTGCTGCAGCTCTTGTGGGAGAGCATATAAGCATGCTGACATCCAGCACACCCTTGCTGCCTTGCAGCAGTCTATCACACTGTCCCTGCCACGATCTCTGCTGGAAAATGCAAGCTGTAACAGTGCTGAGAGGCATCTTAGTGCATGAGCACAAGCTTGAGTGTGGAAGTTGCCAACAAATGAAATCTGTTAAAGCTTAGTGTATACATGGTTGTGGGAGAGCCCCCTGCTGCctgaggatttggggtctcaCAGGATGTCAGAATTTCCCATCTCTTTTTAAAACTGTCCCTGATGGTGCAGCACTTGTAGAAGCAATGGTCCTTAACTTCTTGAGGTgataatttttaaaggaatcaTATGGTGATCTCATGAGATATACATGCAGCAGTGTGAAGAGAATGTGGATTATTCTCTTCAGATTGAGGAAAGAGGGTAGGTATAAACATGCACAGGCACCAGGTAGTCCCTGACAGGCTTTAATCATAATTCAAGTTGCTTAACACAGTGAATATTTAACagtgcagaaaaatgaaaatcagatAGGGGACCAAAAAAGTGTGAAGAGAAATGGCTTTTCCCAGAAACTTAATTCAAAAAAGTTCCTGAAGGACTCAGGTTCCTTCCCAACCTTCAGAGTACAGCTTCTTTGTAGAAATGAAATGTCTTGATTGCTTATCTAGATGCTTAAATATCTGTTCTCACATTACAAACCCTTCCCTGTGTTCAAAGGTATGCTCGTTCACTGATGGGACTAGAACTTCTTTACTTTTATTCACagccctttttgcttcttttaagGGAGTGCTGTGTCCAACTGGATGTGAGCTGAGAACTACACtgttaaaacaggaaaaaactgtGAAAGCAGTTGTTCATGATCTAAAAGATAAAGTGAGAACACTGTCGGAGAGCTCCTCAACCTTCCATGAATATGTGACTGTTCTAGAAGATAAATTGGTAAAGaggcaaaaacaaagaaaaggtaTGCTATTCTATGAATTACTAGTGTAAATGGTATTGAAGTTTTATTGGCATTCCTACAGTTACTTTTTAGTGagacttcttaaaaaaaaatttaaataccaTGGTATATCTATCAAAGCAGGTTCCATAACTGCGTCTTcttaaatcttaaaaaaatcctttgagAGAGGCAAAGGAATGGATCTCATACTAGGGCAAGATTCGTATGAGGGCTCTAAGTGACCGTCATTCATGTGTTCCCCTTACCTATTTCCCTAAGTCCATCCAATCCATTTATTACCAGCCTCTGGATTGGCACCATGGCTCCCCAGAAAGAAGGGAATTACTGCTCTTTGCAGAGTATAGCACCACTGATAAATCTATTAGCCAGCAAAGAAACAACAGTACACATGTACCACTTCCCTGAGAGTATCTGCATAGTTTTTGCACCCTGTAGAAAAGTAAGCAAAAGAAATgccctcccttctcctcttcctcccttcctcccttcctcctttcctccctccctccctccctccctgattGTACTTACAAATTGATCTCCCTGACTAGAAAACACGTTGAAAGCTAATCTGCTTTTCATCTCTTTGCTTTTCTAGACAATGATGATTTACTTTCTCAGTACAACACGGAAGTGGAATTGCAGTATAATTATATAAAGGATAATCTGGACAATAACATCCCATCCAGCCTCAGGGTCCTTCGTGCAGTTGTGGATTCTTTACATAAAAAGATACAAAAACTGGAAAATGCCATTGCAACCCAGGTGGACTACTGCCGTTCTCCATGTGCTGTTTCCTGTAATATTCCTGTGGTTTCGGGCAAAGGTACTCATTCAACTATAATGACATCTCTTCTCCCATTTATATCACTGTGCAAACTGATGGATGCATCATTCAATTGGTATGAATGTGACTCTGAAGCCTGTACAATTGATTAGGGTATCAAGAAAGATGGAAAGTGAtcctaaataaaaaaattcttttctggATCACTATACTGGTCAGACCAAAGATCCTCTTATCCAGTATCAGTCTTGTAAGTGGCCATATCCAGTATCAGTCTTGTAGGTGGCCAGTAGCATTTCAAAGAAACATGTGCTTCAGGGTCTCTGTAAGGTGGAGATGACACATTTCTGACTATCATAGTTGCACTCTTGATCTTTTTCAGTCAAGAAAGGTTCTTCTTTCAGAAGCTTGTCTAATTCAAGAAGTCATTGTAAGGCATACAGTCTTGCATCACTTAGTCTGAAGTTTCAGAAATTCCTGTTTGGAAAAGCTGAACAGTGCAGTATTCTTTCTTCCCTGATTCTTTCACTTCATGcattacagaaattaaaatgaaagtaaaataCTGTCTATGTATTTAAAACTGTTCCCATGTAACAGCAAACCAAAGGATAAGAGGACTGTTGAAGAAATTCACAGATCTTTCAGTAATAGTCTCTGTTTTATTCTTGCAGAATGTGAGGATATCATCAGAAAGGGAGGTGAGACATCTGAAATGTACCTCATCCAGCCAGATCCTTTCATGAAGCCATACAGAGTATACTGTGACATGGAAACAGATAATGGAGGTTAGTGTGAAATAACTATGTTCTTACAATACTATCAATGCTACCAAAAAATATTAGTAATTTGTATTTTATACaaagaaatatgaaattatGCTTTTATAATTATTTGATAATTAAATCTGATTGACTCGTTCAGGAAAGTCTTATTGAGGTCGTCTGCTGATGCAGAATAGGATACTTCtataatgaaacaaaacaaattgtGTAGGTACCTTACTATGACCAGCATGGATGATGTATAGGTGGGCAGACAAAGACAGCCTGGCTCATTTCTTACCCTGCAACAATGCACTAGACAAAAGACCAGGGCCATCCTTCAAGTTCTGCTTTTTCCACCTTTCCTTATGACCAAGGTACTACTTAAGCGTGAGCAAAAGTGGCAAAGCTGAGCTCAAAAGCAGTGAAAGATCTGCCGCAAGGAAGCCATATGCTCCTCTGGTCCTGAGGTGAAGTAAAAGGGCTGTATCTTAATGTTTAATGCTCCCTTCTCTACTGGTAATTTAATCTTAATACTCTTGCTCCTGCAGGCTGGACTTTGATTCAGAACCGCCAGGATGGCAGTGTTAATTTTGGAAGAAGATGGGATCAATATAGAAAAGGATTTGGAAATGTTGCAAAGAGCGGAGGGAAGAACTACTGTGATACACCAGGTAAAACACCAAGCAAGAAATGCAAAAAGCTGTtcttactgaaaatattttcttctattttttgaagctcttagattttttttaatccacttCAACAGACCTGTAGGCAAACAATAAAGTTGCCTTGAAGTATATTGTGAAGTCTGTTTCACAGAGCTCTCACTTGTTGCTTCTCAGGTGAATATTGGCTTGGAAATGACAAAATCAGCCAGCTTACAAAAATAGGGCCCACTGAGGTTTTAATTGAAATGGAGGACTGGAACGGCGATAAAGTATCAGCTCATTATGGAGGTTTCACCATACAGAATGAAGGGAACAAGTACCAACTTTCAGTTAGTAACTACAAAGGCACTGCAGGCAACGCGCTGATGGAAGGAGCTTCCCAACTGCATGGAGAAAACAGGACGATGACAATTCACAATGGCATGTACTTCAGTACATATGACAGAGACAATGATGGATGGTATGTACTTGCACtagacattaaaaataaaaatagagctgAAGATAGAATATTTCTGTAATTTGCCATTAGTTTTCACAGCATTTTGTAGTATGTCAAAATATGTTATATCCCTGCAAATTGCCAGCTAGATGTCTATGCAGTTCTCTTGGCACAGCCAAGGAGAGGTAAA from Aphelocoma coerulescens isolate FSJ_1873_10779 chromosome 4, UR_Acoe_1.0, whole genome shotgun sequence encodes the following:
- the FGB gene encoding fibrinogen beta chain, whose product is MKLLLMFLLCVSSVQSQSTADYDEEDESPLVDIRAHRPVDKRREMAPTLRPVAPPISGAGYRPRPLKRVKTGDKKERIVYPDAGGCKHALEELGVLCPTGCELRTTLLKQEKTVKAVVHDLKDKVRTLSESSSTFHEYVTVLEDKLVKRQKQRKDNDDLLSQYNTEVELQYNYIKDNLDNNIPSSLRVLRAVVDSLHKKIQKLENAIATQVDYCRSPCAVSCNIPVVSGKECEDIIRKGGETSEMYLIQPDPFMKPYRVYCDMETDNGGWTLIQNRQDGSVNFGRRWDQYRKGFGNVAKSGGKNYCDTPGEYWLGNDKISQLTKIGPTEVLIEMEDWNGDKVSAHYGGFTIQNEGNKYQLSVSNYKGTAGNALMEGASQLHGENRTMTIHNGMYFSTYDRDNDGWLTSDPRKQCSKEDGGGWWYNRCHSANPNGRYYWGGTYSWDMAKHGTDDGVVWMNWKGSWYSMKKMSMKIRPYFPQ